The following proteins come from a genomic window of Trifolium pratense cultivar HEN17-A07 linkage group LG4, ARS_RC_1.1, whole genome shotgun sequence:
- the LOC123881384 gene encoding F-box/FBD/LRR-repeat protein At5g22660-like isoform X1, protein MFEKKKKIEEISSSMVSNNASIKRHKHMISDLPDNVLVHILSFLSTKDAIKTSILSTKWRYLWTYLSVFDFRFFYYQKNRNPSHSLLDVVATLLEKSKDHLIEIKRITVRIPQVTLNADKVTFLVTSLLSLKVQDLEFSIEDLRYLNARRELPLGFSGSYLLSKLTLNLTGYTLNISNAIQFPSLKTLNLKYATFPNEESVEEFFSGCPRLEELTLINCYWLHIQKLTIAISTLRKLTIHFNHYCLQHCDDFDKFSVKIDAVNLLSLTCTSDPTIQFVIVNPPTSMLDAYIAFSLHFPWDDRTHALYEEYLSRCAVVLLSGLASVKYLTLSNDTFQESPYVNDRFHLLPKFHNLTHLCLDSDICSFSRTSFTKFLLKCPKLEVLVFPLGSGILRQDDNHGWKSIPVPRCIKSSLKKLHITDFCGYSWDIQFVEFFLENATVLEKFQISLSCSPLSKYNWKNLADLKNQFVGMGSCDIKFRLAKSVSKMQNFCKKCYGF, encoded by the exons ATgtttgagaagaagaagaagattgaagaaATTAGCAGCAGCATGGTATCCAACAATGCCTCAATCAAAAGGCATAAACACATGATCAGTGACTTACCTGATAACGTTCTCGttcatattctttcttttttatctaCCAAAGATGCTATCAAAACTTCCATATTATCAACAAAGTGGAGGTACTTATGGACCTATTTATCTGTCTttgattttcgatttttttattatcaaaaaaatcgAAACCCATCACATTCCCTTTTAGATGTAGTCGCTACACTACTTGAAAAATCTAAGGATCATCTAATAGAAATAAAAAGGATCACCGTTCGTATACCCCAAGTTACTCTTAATGCTGACAAAGTTACTTTTTTAGTAACTTCTCTACTCAGTCTCAAAGTCCAAGATCTTGAATTTTCTATAGAAGATCTAAGATATCTAAATGCTCGCCGCGAGTTACCCCTTGGTTTCTCAGGATCTTATTTGTTGAGTAAACTAACGTTAAATCTTACTGGATATACTCTAAATATTTCTAATGCTATTCAATTTCCTAGCCTTAAGACATTGAATCTTAAGTATGCTACCTTTCCAAATGAGGAATCAGTTGAAGAATTTTTTTCTGGGTGCCCTCGCCTGGAAGAGTTAACTTTGATTAATTGTTATTGGTTGCACATACAGAAGCTCACTATTGCTATTTCCACATTGAGGAAATTGACCATCCATTTCAATCATTATTGTCTACAACATTGTGATGACTTTGACAAATTTTCTGTCAAGATTGATGCTGTCAATCTTTTATCTTTAACTTGCACAAGTGATCCAACCATACAATTTGTCATTGTTAACCCCCCAACCTCCATGCTTGATGCATATATTGCATTTAGCTTACACTTTCCATGGGATGATAGGACACATGCGCTATATGAGGAATATCTTTCTCGTTGTGCAGTTGTTCTATTAAGTGGACTTGCGAGTGTCAAGTATCTCACACTATCAAACGATACTTTTCAG gaATCTCCCTATGTAAATGATCGTTTCCATCTCCTTCCGAAGTTCCACAATTTGACACATCTTTGTCTGGATTCAGACATTTGCTCTTTCAGTAGAACATCATTCACAAAATTCCTTCTAAAGTGTCCTAAACTGGAAGTTCTTGTTTTTCCTCTG GGAAGTGGCATATTAAGACAAGACGATAATCATGGTTGGAAATCAATTCCAGTGCCTCGTTGTATAAAATCTTCTCTCAAGAAGCTTCACATTACAGATTTTTGTGGATATTCATGGGATATCCAATTCGTTGAGTTTTTCTTAGAGAACGCAACAGTTTTGGAGAAGTTTCAGATATCCTTATCGTGTTCGCCACTTTCAAAATATAATTGGAAGAATCTGGCAGATCTCAAGAACCAATTTGTAGGAATGGGAAGTTGTGACATTAAGTTTCG ATTAGCCAAAAGTGTGAGTAAAATGCAGAACTTTTGTAAAAAATGCTATGGTTTTTAA
- the LOC123881384 gene encoding putative F-box/LRR-repeat protein At5g02930 isoform X2: MFEKKKKIEEISSSMVSNNASIKRHKHMISDLPDNVLVHILSFLSTKDAIKTSILSTKWRTHALYEEYLSRCAVVLLSGLASVKYLTLSNDTFQESPYVNDRFHLLPKFHNLTHLCLDSDICSFSRTSFTKFLLKCPKLEVLVFPLGSGILRQDDNHGWKSIPVPRCIKSSLKKLHITDFCGYSWDIQFVEFFLENATVLEKFQISLSCSPLSKYNWKNLADLKNQFVGMGSCDIKFRLAKSVSKMQNFCKKCYGF; encoded by the exons ATgtttgagaagaagaagaagattgaagaaATTAGCAGCAGCATGGTATCCAACAATGCCTCAATCAAAAGGCATAAACACATGATCAGTGACTTACCTGATAACGTTCTCGttcatattctttcttttttatctaCCAAAGATGCTATCAAAACTTCCATATTATCAACAAAGTGGAG GACACATGCGCTATATGAGGAATATCTTTCTCGTTGTGCAGTTGTTCTATTAAGTGGACTTGCGAGTGTCAAGTATCTCACACTATCAAACGATACTTTTCAG gaATCTCCCTATGTAAATGATCGTTTCCATCTCCTTCCGAAGTTCCACAATTTGACACATCTTTGTCTGGATTCAGACATTTGCTCTTTCAGTAGAACATCATTCACAAAATTCCTTCTAAAGTGTCCTAAACTGGAAGTTCTTGTTTTTCCTCTG GGAAGTGGCATATTAAGACAAGACGATAATCATGGTTGGAAATCAATTCCAGTGCCTCGTTGTATAAAATCTTCTCTCAAGAAGCTTCACATTACAGATTTTTGTGGATATTCATGGGATATCCAATTCGTTGAGTTTTTCTTAGAGAACGCAACAGTTTTGGAGAAGTTTCAGATATCCTTATCGTGTTCGCCACTTTCAAAATATAATTGGAAGAATCTGGCAGATCTCAAGAACCAATTTGTAGGAATGGGAAGTTGTGACATTAAGTTTCG ATTAGCCAAAAGTGTGAGTAAAATGCAGAACTTTTGTAAAAAATGCTATGGTTTTTAA
- the LOC123881384 gene encoding FBD-associated F-box protein At5g22730-like isoform X3 — MLDAYIAFSLHFPWDDRTHALYEEYLSRCAVVLLSGLASVKYLTLSNDTFQESPYVNDRFHLLPKFHNLTHLCLDSDICSFSRTSFTKFLLKCPKLEVLVFPLGSGILRQDDNHGWKSIPVPRCIKSSLKKLHITDFCGYSWDIQFVEFFLENATVLEKFQISLSCSPLSKYNWKNLADLKNQFVGMGSCDIKFRLAKSVSKMQNFCKKCYGF, encoded by the exons ATGCTTGATGCATATATTGCATTTAGCTTACACTTTCCATGGGATGATAGGACACATGCGCTATATGAGGAATATCTTTCTCGTTGTGCAGTTGTTCTATTAAGTGGACTTGCGAGTGTCAAGTATCTCACACTATCAAACGATACTTTTCAG gaATCTCCCTATGTAAATGATCGTTTCCATCTCCTTCCGAAGTTCCACAATTTGACACATCTTTGTCTGGATTCAGACATTTGCTCTTTCAGTAGAACATCATTCACAAAATTCCTTCTAAAGTGTCCTAAACTGGAAGTTCTTGTTTTTCCTCTG GGAAGTGGCATATTAAGACAAGACGATAATCATGGTTGGAAATCAATTCCAGTGCCTCGTTGTATAAAATCTTCTCTCAAGAAGCTTCACATTACAGATTTTTGTGGATATTCATGGGATATCCAATTCGTTGAGTTTTTCTTAGAGAACGCAACAGTTTTGGAGAAGTTTCAGATATCCTTATCGTGTTCGCCACTTTCAAAATATAATTGGAAGAATCTGGCAGATCTCAAGAACCAATTTGTAGGAATGGGAAGTTGTGACATTAAGTTTCG ATTAGCCAAAAGTGTGAGTAAAATGCAGAACTTTTGTAAAAAATGCTATGGTTTTTAA
- the LOC123881391 gene encoding glucan endo-1,3-beta-glucosidase 12-like, whose amino-acid sequence MFNTFSFSLYLLLSLLLTTTATSLPTIGVTYSTTTTQSPTPPPQPPQERITTAMQNLKLTSLRLEEPNPTIIRSLLYTNISLFLTIPNYMVTPIANNRSIARAWIYTHVLPFYPRAKITTISVGNAFHDVYPESINNLLPAITNVHVSLRDLGIRKISVSTSFSFVTTVSSPFPPSSATFQEPPGVNLIGPLLQFLSDTNSSFLINLYPYNLYRLQPAIPLGVALFEEHPFNFRDDFTTGVRYRNLFDIMVDSVVSAMAFAGYETIPVIVTETGWPSAGNELDANPGYAEVYLRGLVKHLKSGAGTPLLKEGVKAVYLYELFDKDGSGRNWGILYPNGSTKYRIDFSEASRSYLMNWINVALILALIVVEVCCMVIVH is encoded by the coding sequence ATGTTTAACACCTTCAGTTTCTCTCTCTACCTTCTCCTCTCTCTCCTCCTAACAACCACCGCCACTTCCCTCCCTACAATCGGCGTCACCTACTCAACCACCACCACTCAATCCccaacaccaccaccacaaccacCACAAGAACGCATCACCACCGCAATGCAAAATCTCAAACTCACTTCCCTCCGTCTCGAAGAACCAAATCCAACCATCATCCGAAGTCTTCTCTACACCAACATCTCTCTCTTCCTCACCATTCCAAATTACATGGTTACCCCTATCGCTAACAATCGTTCAATAGCACGTGCATGGATATACACTCACGTGCTTCCTTTCTACCCTCGCGCCAAAATCACCACCATCTCCGTCGGTAACGCTTTTCACGACGTGTATCCAGAATCCATCAACAATCTTCTCCCTGCAATCACAAACGTACACGTGTCACTCCGTGATCTCGGTATTCGTAAGATCTCTGTTtcaacttctttttctttcgtTACAACCGTTTCTTCTCCGTTTCCACCGTCTTCCGCCACTTTTCAAGAACCTCCCGGCGTTAACCTAATCGGTCCTTTACTTCAATTCTTGAGCGATACAAATtcttcgttcttgattaatctTTACCCTTACAATCTTTACCGTTTACAACCGGCGATTCCTCTCGGAGTCGCACTTTTTGAAGAACATCCGTTTAATTTCCGTGACGATTTCACTACCGGAGTTCGCTACCGGAATTTGTTTGACATTATGGTTGACTCTGTCGTTAGTGCAATGGCTTTCGCCGGATACGAAACGATTCCGGTTATTGTTACTGAAACAGGATGGCCTAGCGCCGGGAATGAGCTTGACGCGAATCCAGGTTATGCGGAGGTTTATCTGAGGGGATTGGTGAAGCATTTGAAGTCCGGTGCCGGAACGCCGTTGTTGAAAGAAGGAGTGAAAGCGGTTTATCTTTACGAgctgtttgataaagacggatcgGGTCGAAATTGGGGAATTTTGTACCCGAATGGTTCAACGAAGTATCGAATTGATTTCTCTGAAGCTTCACGTTCGTATTTGATGAATTGGATTAACGTGGCTTTGATTTTGGCGTTGATCGTCGTTGAGGTTTGTTGCATGGTTATTGTTCATTAG
- the LOC123881392 gene encoding 60S ribosomal protein L35a-1-like isoform X1 has translation MVKGRQGERTRLYVRGNVLGYKRSKSNQYPNTSLVQIEGVNTKEEVAWYAGKRVAYIYKAKVKKDDSHYRCIWGKVTRPHGNSGIVRAKFTSNLPPKAMGARVRVFMYPSNI, from the exons ATGGTTAAAGGAAGACAAGGAGAACGCACTAG GCTTTATGTCAGGGGTAATGTTCTTGGATACAagag GTCCAAGTCAAATCAATACCCAAACACCTCTCTTGTCCAGATTGAGGGAGTAAACACCAAGGAGGAGGTTGCTTGGTATGCTGGGAAGCGTGTGGCGTACATTTACAAGGCCAAGGTAAAGAAGGACGATAGCCACTATCGATGCATTTGGGGAAAGGTTACTAGGCCTCATGGCAACAGTGGAATAGTCCGTGCAAAGTTCACGTCAAATCTGCCACCAAAAGCAATG gGAGCCAGGGTTAGAGTATTTATGTATCCAAGCAACATATAA
- the LOC123924765 gene encoding LOW QUALITY PROTEIN: O-fucosyltransferase 19-like (The sequence of the model RefSeq protein was modified relative to this genomic sequence to represent the inferred CDS: deleted 2 bases in 1 codon; substituted 2 bases at 2 genomic stop codons) yields MAHLRGLLDGVEEHYGLMSFGTKDIFHIRRKIRFWQRKFKRRYLFGGLVVLIFICVLIKFILLNMFFCQLDLHPINHSNVVEDHEPSPKNLSTLEIWKHPNSDNYYNCMGREKHDRRASKLSSLLLNXFEXKFDISDSQYSAIHLCITRKNFYYTGNGSTTNGYLLIHANGGLNQMKTGISDMVAIAKIMNATLVLPTLDHNSYWKDPSDFKEIFNWKNFFEVLNEDVQIVESLPPKFAAIKPALKAPVSWSKAGYYSRDIVHLLKKHKVVKFTHTDSRLANNGLPSSIQRVRCRAMYQALRFASPIEELGKKLVNRIRNNNTSYIALHLRYEKDMLAFTGCSHNLTKEETQELKKMRYQVKHWKEKNIDGKSKRLKGGCPMTPREVAVFLEALGYPLDTKIYVAAGLIYGLEGMQPLQNKFPNLIWHSTLATKQELQPFEGHLNQLAALDYYITVQSDVFVYSYDGNMAKVARGHRKFDGFKKTINPDKNNFVRLIDQLDNGLISWDDFSAKVKGIHANNIGAPQARRIKRHPKLEESFYANPFPGCICQKPTNMMVKTSHESL; encoded by the exons ATGGCACATTTAAGGGGTCTATTAGATGGAGTTGAAGAACATTATGGATTAATGTCTTTTGGTACCAAAGACATTTTTCATATACGACGTAAAATAAGATTTTGGCAAAGGAAGTTCAAGAGAAGATATTTATTTGGGGGATTAGtggttcttatttttatatgtgTGCTTATCAAGTTTATATTGTTGAACATGTTTTTTTGTCAGCTAGATTTGCATCCTATAAATCATTCAAACGTTGTGGAAGATCATGAACCTTCACCAAAGAATTTGTCg ACTCTCGAAATTTGGAAGCATCCTAACAGTGACAATTACTACAACTGCATGGGACGAGAAAAGCATGATAGACGTGCGTCCAAATTAAGCTCTTTATTGCTC AATTAATTTGAGTAAAAATTCGATATAAGTGATTCTCAATACTCTGCCATTCATCTTTGTATAACTAGGAAGAATTTCTATTATACAGGTAATGGAAGCACCACAAATGGCTATCTTTTGATTCACGCCAATGGAGGATTAAATCAAATGAAAACCGGA ATAAGTGACATGGTTGCAATTGCAAAAATTATGAATGCCACTCTTGTTTTACCTACATTAGATCACAATTCCTATTGGAAAGATCCCAG tgattttaaagaaatttttaattGGAAGAACTTCTTTGAAGTCTTAAATGAAGATGTTCAAATAGTGGAGTCTCTACCACCCAAATTTGCAGCAATTAAGCCAGCTTTGAAGGCCCCTGTTTCTTGGTCCAAG GCCGGTTATTATAGCAGGGATATTGTGCATTTATTGAAGAAACACAAAGTAGTCAAGTTTACTCATACTGATTCTCGCCTAGCCAATAATGGTCTACCTAGTTCAATTCAGAGAGTGCGTTGTCGCGCCATGTACCAGGCGCTTAGGTTCGCAAGCCCAATTGAAGAGCTTGGAAAGAAGTTGGTCAATAGAATTAGAAACAACAACACCTCTTATATTGCTCTCCATTTAAG ATATGAAAAGGACATGCTTGCATTCACAGGCTGCAGTCACAACCTAACAAAAGAAGAAACACaagaactaaaaaaaatgagatatcAAGTGAAacattggaaagaaaaaaatattgatggAAAATCAAAGAGATTAAAGGGTGGTTGTCCTATGACACCAAGAGAAGTTGCTGTTTTCCTTGAAGCACTTGGTTATCCACTTGATACAAAAATTTATGTAGCAGCAGGACTTATTTATGGCTTAGAAGGAATGCAACCACTACAAAATAAGTTTCCTAATTTGATATGGCACTCAACTTTGGCCACAAAACAAGAATTGCAACCCTTTGAAGGACACCTAAATCAACTTGCTGCTCTTGATTACTACATAACTGTTCAAAGTGATGTTTTTGTTTATAGCTATGATGGGAATATGGCTAAAGTTGCTAGGGGGCATAGAAAATTTGATGGATTCAAAAAGACCATTAATCCTGATAA GAATAATTTTGTTAGACTAATTGATCAATTGGACAATGGTCTAATTTCATGGGATGATTTCTCAGCAAAGGTTAAGGGTATACATGCAAACAATATTGGAGCACCTCAAGCTAGAAGAATTAAGCGCCATCCTAAATTAGAAGAGAGCTTTTATGCTAACCCTTTTCCAGGTTGCATTTGTCAGAAGCCAACAAACATGATGGTAAAAACAAGTCATGAATCATTATGA